From Pseudomonadota bacterium, a single genomic window includes:
- the rpoB gene encoding DNA-directed RNA polymerase subunit beta, which yields MSYTFTEKKRIRKNYGSIQSVAELPNLLDIQKLSFEKFLSGEVFAKKGKGGKATEVNSGVKSALSTMFPIEDSAGLAELDYVSHILEAPKFDVDECLQRDMTFAAPLKVVLRLTVYEKNEETGARSVQDIKEQEVYLCDVPVMTDNGTFVINGTERVIVSQMHRSPGVFFDHDNGATHSSGKLLFSARVIPFRGSWLDFEFDHKDNMYVRIDRRRKLPATYVLRALEMSEEEILETFYDNVDVRIKSGKFALAFEPMFYMGVKLEQDLIDADSKDVLVKAGKKPTKRKMKQIEEGGTKWIAQDKEQLLGRYLGEAIVEKSTGEVLFEIGSEITMEMIEKMEEMKLKGFKILKIDHLNVGGYIRNTLQIDKTDSREKALAEIYKVMRPGEPPTLEASSKLFETMFFDDERFDLSDVGRMKMNARLGFKDLGEEISVLRKEDILAVIQKLIDIRDGNDSVDDIDHLGNRRVRSVGELLENQFRVGLLRMERSVKERMASSEISQMMPHDLVNARPLSAALREFFSSSQLSQFMDQTNPLSEVTHKRRISALGPGGLTRERAGFEVRDVHTTHYGRICPIETPEGPNIGLINSLSTYAKVNKYGFIETPYRKVTNSKVTDEVHYMSAIEEGEHYIAQANSPLDKDGKMTEDFVVCRKRGEVVFVPRDEVTYMDVAPKQIVSVAAALIPFLENDDANRALMGSNMQRQAVPLLRADAPLVGTGMEAIVARDSGITVVAKRGGIVESVDANRIVVRATEDVDISASGVDVYRMDKFKRSNQNSCMTQRPLVSKGDTVKKGDIMADGASTDMGELALGRNVLVAFMPWNGYNFEDSILISERIVRDDVFTSIHIDEYDVQARDTKLGAEEITRDIPNVGEAALKNLDEAGIIRIGAEVHPGDILVGKITPKGETPMTPEEKLLRAIFGEKAADVRDTSLRVPPGLIGTVVGVKVFNRRGGEKDARTLEIEEQEILKLNSDLADERRILETDVYGRLRDALAGQKATNKVDGITKGKEITVDMLEDMKKIDWWKIAIGDDKLMKDLEGLKTHFDSAVKALDERREEKIEKIRAADELSPGVLKMVKVYIAVKRKLQPGDKMAGRHGNKGVISKVNPIEDMPFMEDGEHVDIVLNPLGVPSRMNVGQIFETHLGWAAAGIGKKVKALLADGDVKEIRKYLETMYKDGTDPKSLKALSDDEIIELASNLQKGMPMATPVFDGLLEKDISELLDQAGLDTDGQVQLFDGRSGEAFDRRTTVGYIYMLKLHHLVDEKIHARSIGPYSLVTQQPLGGKAQFGGQRFGEMEVWALQAYGAAYTLQEMLTVKSDDVSGRTKTYEAIVRGEQNFEAGIPESFNVLVHEMMALGLNVEMLEEAPDMVDGTAEDVTDFDALPVPEGVDTLDATSAEHSN from the coding sequence ATGTCTTATACGTTCACTGAGAAAAAGCGTATCCGCAAGAACTACGGTTCGATTCAATCTGTAGCAGAACTTCCAAACCTGCTCGATATTCAAAAACTATCATTCGAAAAGTTTCTTTCTGGCGAAGTTTTCGCCAAAAAAGGCAAGGGTGGCAAAGCAACTGAGGTTAACTCTGGTGTAAAAAGCGCACTGAGCACGATGTTCCCAATTGAGGACAGTGCAGGCCTTGCTGAACTTGACTATGTATCACACATTCTAGAAGCGCCAAAATTTGACGTTGATGAGTGCTTGCAACGTGATATGACTTTCGCTGCGCCTCTTAAGGTGGTTCTGCGCCTTACTGTTTACGAGAAAAACGAAGAAACAGGCGCTCGCAGCGTTCAAGATATTAAAGAACAAGAAGTTTACTTGTGTGACGTTCCTGTAATGACAGACAACGGTACATTCGTGATTAACGGTACTGAGCGTGTAATCGTTTCTCAGATGCACCGTAGTCCGGGTGTATTCTTTGACCATGATAACGGTGCAACGCACTCATCTGGTAAACTGCTATTTTCTGCACGCGTGATTCCATTCCGCGGCTCATGGTTGGACTTCGAGTTTGACCACAAAGACAACATGTACGTACGTATCGACCGTCGTCGTAAGCTTCCTGCTACTTACGTTCTACGTGCTCTTGAAATGAGTGAAGAAGAAATCCTAGAAACATTCTACGATAACGTAGATGTACGCATTAAGTCTGGCAAATTCGCCCTTGCATTTGAGCCAATGTTTTACATGGGTGTGAAGCTAGAGCAAGACCTTATCGATGCAGATAGCAAAGATGTACTTGTGAAAGCTGGTAAGAAGCCAACGAAGCGTAAGATGAAGCAAATTGAAGAAGGTGGCACGAAGTGGATCGCTCAAGATAAAGAGCAACTGCTAGGCCGTTACCTTGGTGAAGCGATTGTTGAGAAATCAACAGGTGAAGTTCTGTTCGAAATCGGTTCAGAAATCACTATGGAAATGATCGAGAAGATGGAAGAAATGAAGCTGAAAGGCTTCAAGATCCTGAAGATCGACCACCTAAACGTTGGTGGTTACATCCGTAACACGCTTCAAATTGATAAGACAGACTCACGTGAAAAAGCGCTTGCTGAAATTTACAAAGTTATGCGCCCAGGTGAGCCACCAACCCTTGAAGCGTCAAGCAAGCTATTCGAAACAATGTTCTTCGATGATGAGCGCTTTGACCTTTCTGATGTTGGTCGTATGAAGATGAACGCACGTCTTGGCTTTAAAGACCTTGGCGAAGAAATCAGCGTTCTACGTAAAGAAGACATCCTCGCTGTGATCCAGAAGCTGATTGATATCCGCGATGGTAACGACAGCGTAGACGACATTGACCACCTTGGTAACCGTCGTGTACGTAGTGTTGGTGAGCTTCTTGAAAACCAATTCCGCGTAGGTCTACTCCGTATGGAGCGCTCTGTAAAAGAGCGTATGGCAAGCAGTGAAATTTCACAAATGATGCCACATGACCTTGTGAACGCACGTCCACTCAGTGCAGCACTGCGTGAGTTCTTTAGCTCATCTCAGCTGTCTCAGTTCATGGACCAAACAAACCCGCTTTCTGAGGTGACTCACAAGCGTCGTATTAGTGCGCTTGGCCCTGGTGGTCTGACTCGTGAGCGTGCTGGTTTTGAAGTACGTGACGTACACACAACTCACTACGGTCGTATCTGTCCGATTGAAACACCTGAAGGTCCAAACATTGGTCTGATTAACTCACTTTCTACATACGCGAAAGTGAACAAGTACGGTTTCATCGAGACACCTTACCGTAAAGTAACAAACTCTAAAGTAACTGACGAAGTACACTACATGAGTGCCATTGAAGAAGGTGAGCACTACATTGCACAGGCAAACAGCCCTCTTGATAAAGACGGCAAGATGACGGAAGACTTCGTTGTTTGTCGTAAGCGTGGTGAAGTTGTATTCGTACCTCGTGACGAAGTAACTTACATGGACGTTGCGCCAAAGCAGATTGTATCTGTAGCAGCCGCTCTGATTCCATTCCTAGAGAACGATGATGCGAACCGTGCCCTTATGGGATCGAACATGCAACGTCAGGCCGTTCCTCTATTGCGTGCAGATGCACCACTAGTTGGTACAGGTATGGAAGCGATTGTAGCGCGTGACAGTGGTATTACAGTTGTTGCGAAGCGTGGTGGTATCGTTGAAAGTGTTGATGCCAACCGTATCGTAGTACGTGCAACAGAAGACGTAGATATCTCTGCTTCTGGTGTAGACGTATACCGCATGGACAAATTTAAGCGTTCTAACCAAAACAGTTGCATGACGCAGCGTCCTCTTGTGAGCAAGGGCGACACTGTGAAGAAGGGCGACATTATGGCCGATGGTGCTTCTACGGATATGGGTGAGCTTGCGCTTGGCCGTAACGTACTTGTAGCCTTCATGCCATGGAATGGTTACAACTTTGAGGATTCAATCCTAATCTCTGAGCGCATCGTACGTGATGACGTCTTCACATCGATTCACATTGATGAGTACGACGTACAAGCACGTGACACGAAGCTTGGTGCTGAGGAAATCACTCGTGATATTCCAAACGTAGGTGAAGCAGCCCTTAAGAACCTTGATGAAGCTGGTATCATTCGCATTGGTGCGGAAGTACACCCTGGTGACATCCTTGTTGGTAAGATTACGCCAAAAGGTGAAACACCAATGACGCCGGAAGAAAAACTTCTTCGCGCGATCTTCGGTGAGAAAGCTGCAGACGTACGTGATACATCTCTTCGCGTTCCTCCAGGACTTATCGGTACTGTTGTAGGTGTGAAAGTCTTCAACCGTCGTGGTGGTGAAAAAGACGCCCGTACGCTTGAGATTGAAGAGCAGGAAATTCTAAAGCTAAACAGTGACCTTGCTGACGAGCGTCGCATTCTTGAAACGGACGTTTACGGCCGTCTAAGAGATGCCCTTGCTGGCCAGAAGGCTACAAACAAAGTTGACGGCATTACTAAGGGTAAAGAAATTACCGTTGATATGCTTGAAGACATGAAGAAGATTGACTGGTGGAAGATTGCCATCGGTGATGACAAACTCATGAAAGACCTAGAAGGCCTTAAGACTCACTTTGATAGCGCTGTGAAAGCTCTTGATGAGCGTCGTGAAGAGAAGATCGAGAAGATCCGTGCTGCGGATGAGCTGTCTCCAGGCGTTCTGAAGATGGTTAAAGTTTACATCGCTGTGAAGCGTAAGCTACAGCCTGGTGATAAGATGGCCGGTCGTCACGGTAACAAGGGTGTTATCTCTAAGGTAAACCCAATCGAAGACATGCCATTCATGGAAGATGGTGAGCACGTTGATATCGTACTTAACCCACTGGGTGTACCATCTCGTATGAACGTGGGTCAGATCTTTGAAACACACCTAGGTTGGGCGGCAGCAGGTATTGGTAAGAAGGTGAAAGCGCTTCTTGCAGATGGTGACGTGAAAGAAATCCGTAAGTACCTTGAAACAATGTACAAAGACGGCACAGATCCAAAGAGCCTGAAAGCCCTAAGTGATGATGAGATCATTGAACTGGCTTCTAACCTTCAAAAAGGTATGCCAATGGCAACACCTGTATTTGACGGTCTGCTAGAAAAAGATATCTCTGAGCTTCTAGACCAAGCTGGTCTTGACACAGATGGTCAGGTTCAACTGTTTGATGGCCGCAGTGGTGAGGCGTTTGATCGTCGCACGACAGTAGGTTACATCTACATGCTGAAACTACACCACCTAGTGGATGAGAAGATTCACGCACGTTCAATTGGACCGTACTCACTCGTTACGCAACAGCCGCTTGGTGGTAAAGCCCAGTTTGGTGGTCAGCGTTTTGGTGAGATGGAAGTATGGGCACTGCAAGCATACGGTGCAGCCTACACACTTCAAGAGATGCTAACTGTGAAATCGGATGACGTATCAGGTCGTACGAAGACTTACGAAGCGATCGTTCGTGGTGAGCAGAACTTTGAAGCGGGTATTCCTGAGTCATTCAACGTACTTGTACATGAAATGATGGCTCTTGGTCTTAACGTGGAAATGCTTGAAGAAGCACCTGACATGGTTGACGGTACAGCGGAAGATGTAACAGACTTTGATGCTCTTCCAGTGCCAGAAGGTGTAGATACACTTGATGCCACATCAGCAGAACACTCAAACTAA
- the rpoC gene encoding DNA-directed RNA polymerase subunit beta': MNDIANLFGNKQQNQKLFEALRISIASPEQIRSRSFGEVKKPETINYRTFKPEHGGLFCARIFGPVKDYECLCGKYKRMKHRGIVCEKCGVEVIESKVRRERMGHIDLAAPVAHIWFLKLLPSRMSAILDFTLKDLEKVLYFESFIVTDPGVTTLEKHQMLTDEELMDAQDEFGEDAFTAEIGAEAIRTLLKELDLKTLQAEMQAELSDDLPDVRRRKLVKRLKVVNAFCDSGNKPEWMVMDVIPVLPPELRPLVPLDGGRFATSDLNDLYRRVVNRNNRLKRLLELRAPEIIIRNEKRMLQESVDALFDNGRRGRVITGANKRPLKSLADMLKGKQGRFRQNLLGKRVDYSGRSVITVGPDLLLHQCGLPKKMALELFKPFIYQRLEMKGLATTIKAAKRMVEDGEVEVWDALEEVIREHPVMLNRAPTLHRLGIQAFEPKLIEGKAIQLHPLVCTAFNADFDGDQMAVHVPLSLEAQIEARVLMMSTNNILSPASGKPIVVPSQDIILGLYWLSLARFGEVGEGSVFANIGEIEHALNEGSVTLHTRIKGRFRGKTYDTSVGRLILAQLLPDHPELDFNVLNKILTKKEVGALMHTVYLKCGQKTTCIFADHLMQLGFKFAARAGISFGKDDMVIPDTKYTLVSEAEAEVKRMEQQYMDGLITSGEKYNKVIDIWQRTTDQVKDVMMAEISDKQVDVDGEKRTQPSVNSVYMMANSGARGSVTQMRQLAGMRGLMAKPNGEIIETPITANFREGLNVLQYFNSTHGARKGLADTALKTANSGYLTRRLVDVSQDCVIVEDDCGTEQAISVSAITDSGNVMESLEDRILGRTVAEDVVNPLTGDIIAVRDTLLDEELVDAIETAGIGTVRVRSVLTCESDEGVCAKCYGRDLARGTPVNIGEAVGVIAAQSIGEPGTQLTMRTFHIGGTASAGTAKSKAAAESEGTVKLENVVTVTNSDGASIIMSRNAVARITDKSGREREEHKLPYGSKVHVKDGAELKLGDTIADWDPYTLPIMVEAQGTIQFMDLVEGVSIKEEMDETTGMSSKTVLDWKQNPRGADMKPAMVLLDKKGKVATLPNGAQAIYFLPVDAILAAEDGKEVSAGDTIARMPRESLKSRDITGGLPRVAELFEARKPKDSALISEVEGTVSFGKDLKGKRRIIVTGKAADGSEDVREYLVPKGIHLNVRDGDFIEAGEMLIEGARVPQDILRTQGVEALAEYMIGEIQSVYRLQGVTINDKHIEVIMRQMMRKVMITRAGSTTFVPNELADAVEVEEENARLVAQGKTPAEYELYLQGITKASLTTRSYISAASFQETTKVLTDAATSGRVDDLNGLKENVIVGRLIPAGTGKMLSTMRKSQLATDVTPQID, from the coding sequence ATGAACGATATCGCAAACCTGTTCGGAAACAAGCAACAAAACCAAAAGCTTTTTGAAGCGCTCCGAATTTCAATCGCATCACCTGAGCAAATCCGTTCTCGCTCATTTGGTGAAGTGAAGAAACCAGAAACGATTAACTACCGTACATTCAAGCCTGAGCATGGCGGTCTGTTCTGTGCCCGTATCTTCGGTCCAGTAAAAGACTACGAATGTCTATGTGGTAAATACAAGCGCATGAAGCACCGTGGTATTGTGTGTGAGAAGTGTGGTGTTGAAGTAATCGAATCTAAAGTACGCCGTGAGCGCATGGGTCACATTGATCTTGCTGCTCCTGTTGCGCACATTTGGTTCCTAAAGCTTCTACCAAGCCGCATGAGTGCCATTCTGGACTTCACGCTTAAAGATCTTGAAAAGGTTCTTTACTTTGAATCATTCATCGTAACGGACCCTGGTGTAACAACGCTTGAAAAGCACCAAATGCTCACTGATGAAGAGCTTATGGACGCTCAAGATGAGTTTGGTGAAGATGCCTTTACAGCAGAAATTGGTGCGGAAGCGATCCGTACACTGCTTAAAGAGCTTGACCTGAAGACTCTACAAGCTGAAATGCAAGCTGAGCTCAGCGATGACCTACCTGATGTACGTCGTCGTAAGCTTGTGAAGCGTCTAAAAGTTGTGAACGCATTTTGTGACTCTGGTAACAAGCCTGAGTGGATGGTTATGGATGTTATTCCAGTACTACCACCTGAGCTTCGCCCTCTCGTACCACTTGATGGTGGCCGCTTCGCGACATCTGATCTTAACGATCTTTACCGTCGTGTAGTTAACCGTAACAACCGTCTAAAACGCCTTCTTGAGCTACGTGCTCCAGAAATCATCATCCGTAACGAGAAGCGTATGCTTCAAGAATCTGTGGATGCTCTGTTTGATAACGGTCGTCGCGGACGTGTGATTACTGGTGCGAACAAGCGCCCACTTAAGTCTCTTGCAGACATGCTGAAAGGTAAGCAAGGTCGTTTCCGTCAGAACCTACTTGGTAAGCGTGTAGACTACTCTGGTCGTTCGGTTATTACCGTTGGTCCAGACCTACTGCTACACCAATGTGGTCTTCCGAAGAAGATGGCTCTTGAGCTGTTCAAGCCATTCATTTACCAACGTCTGGAAATGAAAGGCCTAGCAACAACGATTAAAGCTGCTAAGCGCATGGTTGAAGATGGTGAGGTTGAAGTATGGGATGCACTTGAAGAAGTGATTCGTGAGCACCCAGTTATGCTTAACCGTGCACCGACACTTCACCGTCTTGGTATCCAAGCCTTTGAGCCTAAGCTTATTGAAGGTAAAGCGATTCAGCTTCACCCGCTTGTATGTACAGCATTCAACGCCGACTTCGATGGTGACCAAATGGCGGTACACGTACCACTATCACTTGAAGCACAAATTGAAGCGCGCGTACTTATGATGTCGACAAACAACATCCTATCGCCTGCATCTGGTAAGCCGATTGTCGTGCCTTCTCAGGATATTATTCTGGGTCTGTACTGGCTATCTCTTGCACGCTTTGGTGAAGTTGGTGAAGGCTCTGTCTTTGCAAACATCGGTGAAATTGAGCACGCCCTTAACGAAGGTAGCGTAACGCTTCATACACGTATTAAAGGTCGCTTCCGCGGTAAGACATACGACACATCTGTTGGTCGTCTGATTCTTGCGCAACTGCTACCTGACCATCCAGAACTAGACTTCAACGTACTGAACAAGATTCTTACGAAGAAGGAAGTGGGTGCACTTATGCACACGGTTTACCTGAAGTGTGGCCAGAAGACGACTTGTATCTTCGCTGACCACCTCATGCAGCTTGGTTTCAAGTTTGCGGCACGTGCAGGTATCTCGTTCGGTAAGGATGACATGGTAATCCCTGATACGAAGTACACGCTTGTATCTGAAGCAGAAGCTGAAGTGAAGCGCATGGAACAACAGTACATGGATGGTCTGATTACATCTGGTGAGAAATACAACAAAGTCATCGATATTTGGCAGCGTACAACTGACCAAGTTAAAGATGTGATGATGGCGGAAATTTCTGACAAACAAGTAGATGTTGACGGTGAAAAACGCACACAGCCTTCTGTAAACAGCGTTTACATGATGGCAAACTCTGGTGCCCGTGGTTCCGTTACTCAGATGCGTCAGCTCGCTGGTATGCGTGGTTTGATGGCCAAGCCGAATGGTGAGATTATCGAAACGCCGATTACAGCGAACTTCCGTGAAGGTCTAAACGTCCTTCAGTACTTTAACTCGACTCACGGTGCGCGTAAGGGTCTTGCCGATACCGCCCTTAAGACAGCGAACTCTGGTTACCTGACTCGTCGTCTTGTGGATGTATCTCAGGACTGCGTAATCGTTGAAGATGACTGTGGTACTGAACAAGCAATTAGCGTATCTGCGATTACTGATAGCGGTAACGTGATGGAATCTCTAGAGGACCGTATCCTTGGCCGTACTGTGGCTGAAGATGTTGTGAACCCTCTAACTGGTGACATCATCGCTGTACGTGACACTCTACTTGACGAAGAGCTTGTAGACGCAATCGAAACTGCTGGTATTGGTACAGTTCGCGTACGTTCTGTTCTGACTTGTGAAAGTGACGAAGGCGTATGTGCGAAATGTTACGGCCGTGACCTTGCTCGTGGTACTCCTGTGAACATCGGTGAGGCTGTTGGTGTCATTGCTGCTCAGTCGATTGGTGAGCCGGGTACACAGCTGACAATGCGTACGTTCCACATTGGTGGTACAGCATCTGCTGGTACAGCGAAATCTAAGGCTGCTGCTGAATCTGAAGGTACAGTGAAACTTGAGAACGTAGTCACTGTGACGAACTCTGATGGTGCAAGCATCATCATGAGCCGTAACGCTGTTGCACGTATCACAGATAAATCTGGCCGTGAGCGTGAGGAGCACAAGCTTCCTTACGGTTCTAAGGTTCACGTGAAAGACGGTGCTGAGCTTAAGCTTGGCGACACGATTGCGGATTGGGATCCATATACACTTCCAATCATGGTAGAAGCACAAGGTACAATCCAGTTTATGGATCTTGTAGAAGGTGTCTCTATCAAGGAAGAAATGGATGAAACAACTGGTATGTCATCTAAGACAGTTCTTGACTGGAAGCAAAACCCACGTGGTGCTGACATGAAGCCTGCTATGGTTCTTCTAGACAAGAAAGGTAAAGTGGCAACTCTACCAAACGGCGCGCAAGCGATCTACTTCCTACCTGTAGACGCGATTCTTGCTGCGGAAGATGGTAAAGAAGTTTCTGCTGGTGACACGATTGCTCGTATGCCTCGCGAATCTCTTAAGTCTCGCGATATTACCGGGGGTCTACCACGCGTTGCTGAACTCTTTGAAGCACGTAAACCAAAAGACAGTGCCCTTATCTCTGAAGTTGAAGGTACAGTCTCATTTGGTAAGGACCTGAAAGGTAAGCGTCGTATTATCGTAACTGGTAAAGCTGCTGATGGCTCTGAAGATGTACGTGAGTACCTTGTACCTAAGGGTATCCACCTAAACGTACGTGATGGTGACTTCATCGAGGCCGGTGAAATGCTGATTGAAGGTGCGCGTGTACCTCAGGATATTCTCCGTACGCAAGGTGTAGAAGCTCTCGCTGAGTACATGATCGGTGAGATCCAATCGGTTTACCGTTTGCAAGGTGTAACAATCAACGATAAGCACATCGAGGTGATTATGCGCCAGATGATGCGTAAGGTGATGATTACGCGTGCAGGTTCAACAACATTCGTTCCTAACGAACTTGCTGATGCGGTTGAAGTCGAAGAAGAGAACGCACGTCTAGTGGCACAAGGTAAGACACCTGCTGAGTACGAACTGTACTTGCAAGGTATTACGAAGGCCAGCCTGACAACTCGTTCTTACATCTCTGCGGCATCGTTCCAGGAGACAACGAAGGTTCTAACTGACGCTGCAACAAGCGGACGTGTAGATGACCTGAACGGTCTGAAAGAGAACGTAATTGTTGGTCGCCTGATCCCAGCGGGTACAGGTAAGATGCTGAGCACAATGCGTAAAAGCCAACTGGCTACTGACGTAACACCTCAGATTGACTAA
- the rplL gene encoding 50S ribosomal protein L7/L12, which yields MADLNKMVEELSALTVMEAAELSKLLEEAWGVSAAAAAAVAMPAAGGDAGAAEEKTEFDVVLAEAGGNKIGVIKEVRAITGLGLKEAKDMVEGAPQVVKEGAAKAEAEELKKKLEEAGAKVELK from the coding sequence ATGGCTGATCTTAACAAAATGGTAGAAGAGCTTTCAGCTCTAACAGTAATGGAAGCTGCTGAGCTTTCTAAACTTCTTGAAGAAGCTTGGGGCGTAAGCGCTGCTGCAGCTGCTGCAGTTGCAATGCCTGCTGCTGGTGGCGACGCTGGTGCTGCTGAAGAGAAAACTGAATTTGATGTCGTACTTGCTGAAGCAGGTGGCAACAAAATCGGTGTGATTAAAGAAGTACGCGCTATCACTGGTCTTGGCTTGAAAGAAGCTAAGGACATGGTAGAAGGTGCTCCTCAAGTCGTTAAAGAAGGCGCTGCTAAAGCAGAAGCTGAAGAACTGAAGAAGAAGCTTGAAGAAGCTGGTGCTAAAGTTGAACTTAAATAG